ATTTTTTGATTGCGCTATTGACAAAAGTGCCTGTGCGTAAGGTTGGGCTACTTCGGCTGATGCTACTTGACTTGTCATACATTGCCTCCCAGTTGTGCGATGCTGCGATCAATTAAACCTTGTTGAGCATCGTCGGCAATCCCGCCTTTGAGTTGCGATTCGACTTTTTGCAATGCTAGTGTAGCAACTCGTTGCCGTAGTTGAGCGATCGCTCGATCAGTTTCAGTGTTTAAATCTGCTGCTGCCGTTTGTTTCAAGCGTTCTACGTCTTGCGCTGCTTTCGCTAACAAGCCTTCTTTCGCTTTTTGAGCGTTTTCTACAGCCGATTGGCGAATACGTTCTGCTTCAGCTTGAGATTGCTTCAACTGCTCTTGCGCTTGGGAAAGGGCTGTCTTTGCCTCTTTTAAGCGCC
This Nostoc sp. KVJ3 DNA region includes the following protein-coding sequences:
- a CDS encoding F0F1 ATP synthase subunit B — translated: MGIMGTFLLLAAEANAVHSELAEGAAEGGFGLNLDIFETNLINLAILIGILFYFGRKVLSNILNERQSNIATAIQEAEGRLKEAKTALSQAQEQLKQSQAEAERIRQSAVENAQKAKEGLLAKAAQDVERLKQTAAADLNTETDRAIAQLRQRVATLALQKVESQLKGGIADDAQQGLIDRSIAQLGGNV